The window gaaaaaggaggagcaAACCGAGAAATTGAAGCGGGATGTGAACTCGACAGACCGGGCGATGCGAAACGCCCTGCAACGAAAGggccagagagagaggacgCTGAAGGAGAAGCAAGGTGAAAGAGAAAAGTATCATGAAAATATTGCCAAGTGGGAAAGAGGTGTAGGTGAGATGCGCAAGGACAGGGAAAGTTTTGATCAGCAGAGGAAAGATTTGGAGGAAGAGCGTGATCAGAAGGCCGAGGCCTTCCGAGGAGATAACAACGAGCTCCAAGCTGAGTGTACACGACTGGAGCAAGAATTGAAGGAAAGGAGAGATCAGGTCCGAGAACTGGAAGAGGCCCGGAAGAAACTGCCTGGCGGAGAAGATGACGGCGAGTGGCGTGAGAAGGACGCCGAACTGAAGCGGGAATGGCACCGCAGACACAGAGAGCTGTCCGAACAACTGGTGTTCGAGACTAAGAGATCTCGAGGACTAGATGAGCATATCCGCGCCCTTGGTGCTCAGCTGCAGGCTATTCCTCAGCCAAGCTATGGGCTTTATACGCCACCGAACGCTTCGGGATTGGAGTTTGATAACCCAACACTTACTCAGCTCAAGCGCCGGAGCCGAAACAGCAACACAATGTCGAATGTGTCTATTTCATCGCCATTGCCAGCCTACTCACAGATCGATCCGATTCTTTCAGCCCCGACGGGGTTTGCCAGTTCACGATCTCTGAATGCGCCACCTGGTTTTGCCCCAGGACCGTTTATGGACCTGTCCGCAGACATGGACTTTCGGGGGTCATCAGCCCCTCTCAGTCCTTCCGCCACGGCACTTTTGCCATCCAACATACTCGAtgactttgacgacgacgacgatgacccAAGTCCGACGACTTTTCACGATCCTGAGCCATTCTTGCAAAGCCAGCGGGCCTCACCCGAGCAAGCTCCTCAGTCTCCTGCCTCGTCGGGCAGGGCCCTGAGCATCCTGTCCAGCCCTCATGGATCCACAAGtaacctccccttcccccccttctctaATGAAATTTCAGAGAGGATGGTTGGCACTCTGCCATCCCCAACTATAGCTGAAACCCCTCAGCACAAGGGCTTCTTTTGGCAACGCTCCAAGACTGtcaaggaagagggggagaaagAGCCACCTCTCCTAGGGAGTTTGAAGCAAGGTCAAAGCCAATCGTTCCCACGGCAGACAGATGATCCAGACATGGCCAACAAGCGGCGGATCAGCATTTCAGGCAGCTGGAATGTCTTTAACCGAAACTCAGTTGGGCCTGAGATCACAGAAGGCCAGGccacaacaaacacacacgCATTTGCAAGAAGCCTAAACCCCTTTTCCCGTAGGCCTACCGGTGGTCTCTTTGACCGTGACCCCAGCAGCCCGCGACCTACCAGCATCGCGTCCTCCGACTTCCCCAGACCCTCCACTGACTCAGGCTCCATCTGGGGACCACCCATGGACGCCTCAACCCTAAACAAAAACAGCCGTCTCTGGTCGCCCGATAACGCCCCCTGGTCCAGGAACCCCTCCCGACGGCCTTCGCTCCATGGATCTCCCTCAGCACTCAAGACAACCCTCGCCTCGGCCGACGACGAAATtctcgacgacgaggaaatGCTTTCCAACGTGGACGTCGGCGTCATCGGCAGCCGGCCGCCGACCCAGTCCGCCAACAAAGCCGCCTCGGCCGCGCTCGGTCGGTTGAACCCCAATGCCCCCGCCTTTATAGGATCCCTATTCAAATCCAACCCTGAAAAGCAGAAGGAGAAAGAAGTCAAGGAAAAAGCAAAggcagagaagaaaaaggctaataaggagaaggctgccgagaagaagaaggagaaagaaaaggaggctgCGACAGTTCCGGACACGCCAAGTCAGCAGACGCAGAATCCCATTTTCGAGATGGACTCGCCCGCGGATTCGAGGAAGTCGAGGGATGGAGCCTCGGTTCATACGCTTCACTCGTCGGTTTCGATCTCTGAGTCCCGCGACTCTCTCACGCTCGACCAGTCATTCTCCAATACACCCTCCGAACCCGCCAGCGCAGGACTTTCAGGCTCATTCAAAGACGAGGGCGTGGTCCGCAAACTCTTCCGAAAGGGCTCCTCGAGCAAATTTAGTCTTCCCGGACGTCTTGGCGGTAACAGTGCCAAGGAGAATATCACCAGCGCTGGGGGTTTGTTTAAGAAAGGACCCAGCAGCGTTGCCAGCACCGCGCCTTCCGACCGCATCGACCCGAGATCTAGCATCGGCGACTTTGAAGACTTGGGGGATGAAGCGATGGGGGTTTTGActggggtgttggggaagagTTATGAGTGTAGTAGTCCTGGGTTGGGACCTacgtctgctgctgctgctgctgcgaaggGCACGacgaaagaaggggggaCGGCGGCGAGCAGGTGGTTGAGTAGTtttgggaagaaggggaagaagaataaTGAGAATACCAAGGAGAGTTTTGATTTGGAGAGGGCGCATGTGGGGGGTgagttggatgggttggttgaggagaaggtgtAAAAATGGTGCATACTGGCTAAGAGGATGGGGGAAGATGCGACAACCTGGGTTGTAGAAtatttgtgtgtgtgtgtgtgtgtgtgtgtgtgtgtgtgtgtgtatatgtGGAATAGCTTTTGGTTggtactgctgctgttctgtCATAGCGGGGTTGAATATcatgttgttgaggatggttgtTTAGGGTATGACTGAAGACTGCCATCAAAATGTGACAAGCTGTCTTTCTATGATGACGGGAAAATCTGAAAGCTCGCTGACATGTACACTTTATTTTTGGTTTGGCCAGATGTTTAAGTTGATATATAACCCGTGAAAGGGAAGATCTTGATGGGATAAGGAATGAGCAGGTGATGGGTTaggggaggagcaggtgtTGGTGTAAGtaagagggttagggttatatAGTGGCTGAAGCTTAACCCCTGTTgatgggtggttgtggctgcAGTTTTGGAGCTTGTTTGAGCAAGTTGGAGTGGGTGAGTGGTTCGAGCGTTCGACTTGGTGGTGATTCGTCAATGTTGCGCAAGGAAATACAAGTTCGAAGAAAACACCAATTCTCTGCAGTTTgatctttttttgtttttgccaATTCACAGGGGATCTTGCCCCATAATAAGAGAACACAAGTATTTCAACTGCTGTACCGACCGTCTGACCCCTCCATCGCCAGAACCTTGACCTCTATTGAGCTCgaccctcaacaacccccccatggCAACAATgagcgcctcctcctcctcctcctcctcctcctcctcctcctcctcccccccagcagcagcaaaagccaGACCGATCCCCTCGCGGAACCCGCTACCGCTGTCGGCCTCGCAGGAGGCGCAGGTGAGGGATGTGTTTTATGCCCGGGTGAGGGCGAAGTGCGGGCCTGAGATTAAAGGTATTCAttccgccccccccccccttctcgcCAGTACCTCGCTAACCCCTCCCAGCATTTGCAGACTGCGCCCAAGGCCGCACCTTCTCCGCGCCGTTTCTCTGCCGCGGACCCCTCCACGTGATGAACAACTGCATGAAGATCCACGCCACGCCCGAGGAACAGGACGCCgcgagggaggagtggttTGAGAAGCGGGTGGAGAgacaaaaggaaaaggagaggaaggcgaggaggaagctggagcaggagaagtttttgagggagtggtggggtTTGCCGGAGAAGGATAGGGAGATTGCGaggagagagatggagaagTTGGAACGGCCGGAGAGGATAGGGGGGTTTGTGagtgagaggaggaagaagtttggggaagagggggaggggaggtgatggtgggggggttgtgataTGGAATGGTGGCCATGGAAGAAGGCAAGCGTACGCGAGGGACTTGTAATATATGGAATGAGCATGATACCAGACACGATGGGGATATCAGAGGGGTTCGGTCTGGCAAAGGGCGTTTTTATGGGTTTGATATCGCATGGTAGGGAAGGGGGGACTGCGCAGGTCGAAACACAACTCTGTACAAATTTCAAGTGGATTGGGATGTCAAATTCAAGATCCGCCATGTGCGAAATGGAGGGTGTGCTGGTGGTCGGTCAGTTTAGACGGTCATCAGCTGAGTTTATGGAACTGGTGAACGGTGATGGTTTCAGAAAACGAAAGCAATGGTATCTATCAGGCTCTGCCGTGGCGAGGCTCTTTGGTTTAGCTCTCATGTCGTCTTGGACACCGAACCAATTATCGATTTGAGCGTAAAAGGGTTCTTGGAGAACATTGCCTTAAAACACAATTTAGCCAGTAAACTCTTCCGTAGATATTTGACCATCTGAGTCCTGGGATATGAGTAAGCGGTAGCCCCAGGTAGTTAGGGGATTCTTCTTGGCTATTAGGCACCCTTCTAGTCATGGTTGTCATGGTCGCATTCGGAGTCTTTATAAGCAGATGGTATATTACCAACACTTTTTCAGTCTCTCTATGGTAGCATCAAGATCACCGCGGGAGTGGCTTCCAGCCCTACTCACGTCGACCTTTTAC is drawn from Podospora pseudocomata strain CBS 415.72m chromosome 1 map unlocalized CBS415.72m_1, whole genome shotgun sequence and contains these coding sequences:
- a CDS encoding uncharacterized protein (COG:S; EggNog:ENOG503NX2C); this translates as MSWIISWTSLIPTLLILSASLAWWFTEPKNARINLIAAVGVVLFCWAVAPELSRDLSYSLYVSSLDSVTALHLETFVLRNANMLLVGAAVVWLVGRAFQTLRKPVPELINTLGVDVPDPPDVSLAGIRADAATVNWTRPAPNRSVVKFLIQVNGVVVGEVAANQEPAIVVSGLKPDHFYNVRVIAVGSNNFQGGSRVIRLRTFARDGRPQLGNSRLPSNFTAEEPPATPHGESMDESGGARTAFPALEMATVTEGIASPARDGNTNSGPGPRRNTVTRKHSPSTTSIDQSTREDLSAYAKKTLPELTEKFESIRKETEEVLAQIAKEEAENRKVLEELEAEKKGKRKEQKKKEEQTEKLKRDVNSTDRAMRNALQRKGQRERTLKEKQGEREKYHENIAKWERGVGEMRKDRESFDQQRKDLEEERDQKAEAFRGDNNELQAECTRLEQELKERRDQVRELEEARKKLPGGEDDGEWREKDAELKREWHRRHRELSEQLVFETKRSRGLDEHIRALGAQLQAIPQPSYGLYTPPNASGLEFDNPTLTQLKRRSRNSNTMSNVSISSPLPAYSQIDPILSAPTGFASSRSLNAPPGFAPGPFMDLSADMDFRGSSAPLSPSATALLPSNILDDFDDDDDDPSPTTFHDPEPFLQSQRASPEQAPQSPASSGRALSILSSPHGSTSNLPFPPFSNEISERMVGTLPSPTIAETPQHKGFFWQRSKTVKEEGEKEPPLLGSLKQGQSQSFPRQTDDPDMANKRRISISGSWNVFNRNSVGPEITEGQATTNTHAFARSLNPFSRRPTGGLFDRDPSSPRPTSIASSDFPRPSTDSGSIWGPPMDASTLNKNSRLWSPDNAPWSRNPSRRPSLHGSPSALKTTLASADDEILDDEEMLSNVDVGVIGSRPPTQSANKAASAALGRLNPNAPAFIGSLFKSNPEKQKEKEVKEKAKAEKKKANKEKAAEKKKEKEKEAATVPDTPSQQTQNPIFEMDSPADSRKSRDGASVHTLHSSVSISESRDSLTLDQSFSNTPSEPASAGLSGSFKDEGVVRKLFRKGSSSKFSLPGRLGGNSAKENITSAGGLFKKGPSSVASTAPSDRIDPRSSIGDFEDLGDEAMGVLTGVLGKSYECSSPGLGPTSAAAAAAKGTTKEGGTAASRWLSSFGKKGKKNNENTKESFDLERAHVGGELDGLVEEKV
- a CDS encoding uncharacterized protein (COG:O; EggNog:ENOG503P5WZ), with translation MATMSASSSSSSSSSSSSSPPAAAKARPIPSRNPLPLSASQEAQVRDVFYARVRAKCGPEIKAFADCAQGRTFSAPFLCRGPLHVMNNCMKIHATPEEQDAAREEWFEKRVERQKEKERKARRKLEQEKFLREWWGLPEKDREIARREMEKLERPERIGGFVSERRKKFGEEGEGR